In the genome of Desulfovibrio sp. ZJ209, one region contains:
- a CDS encoding DUF1440 domain-containing protein, which yields MPECLKSEEFRRRVMLAVLIGVIIGIIGAIVKFGWEVPFPPRTPLRDATNPPQELLQQLGFSYQFTHMTYMFSDTPRPIVSFVVHFAFSIGIGIIYAVIAEYKPIVKLWQGVAFGILVWFVFHVVLMPLMGTVPAPWDQPFDEHFSEFFGHGFWMWVMELCRRDLRNRMTHEIEPPVPRIF from the coding sequence ATGCCCGAATGTCTGAAATCCGAGGAATTCCGGCGCAGGGTCATGCTGGCCGTGCTGATCGGCGTCATCATCGGCATCATCGGCGCCATCGTCAAGTTCGGCTGGGAAGTGCCCTTCCCGCCGCGCACGCCGCTGCGCGACGCCACCAACCCGCCGCAGGAACTGTTGCAGCAGCTCGGCTTCTCGTACCAGTTCACCCACATGACCTATATGTTCAGCGACACCCCGAGGCCGATCGTAAGCTTTGTGGTGCATTTCGCGTTTTCCATCGGCATCGGCATCATCTACGCGGTGATCGCCGAGTACAAGCCCATCGTCAAGCTCTGGCAGGGCGTGGCCTTCGGCATCCTCGTGTGGTTCGTCTTCCATGTGGTGCTCATGCCGCTCATGGGCACAGTGCCCGCGCCGTGGGACCAGCCCTTTGACGAGCATTTCTCGGAATTTTTCGGACACGGCTTCTGGATGTGGGTGATGGAGCTCTGCCGCCGTGACCTGCGCAACCGCATGACCCACGAGATCGAGCCGCCGGTGCCGCGCATCTTCTAG
- a CDS encoding YccF domain-containing protein, with the protein MHVLNFLGNILWFLLGGLVMGLAWWLVGVLCFISIIGIPWGRACFVIGKFAFCPFGKMPVSREVLTGQPDVGTGFWGMVGNVIWFVLAGVWIALAHLAWAAACALTIIGIPFAWQHVKLAALALCPIGKTIVPAQVAEAAEQRAAQERAAREQAAAAARKAPPPPDGQR; encoded by the coding sequence ATGCACGTCTTGAATTTTCTCGGCAATATCCTCTGGTTCCTCCTGGGCGGGCTCGTGATGGGCCTCGCGTGGTGGCTCGTGGGGGTGCTCTGCTTCATTTCCATCATCGGCATCCCGTGGGGGCGCGCCTGCTTCGTCATCGGCAAGTTCGCCTTCTGCCCCTTCGGCAAGATGCCCGTCTCGCGCGAGGTGCTCACCGGCCAGCCGGACGTGGGCACCGGCTTTTGGGGTATGGTGGGCAATGTCATCTGGTTCGTGCTCGCCGGGGTGTGGATCGCCCTCGCGCACCTCGCCTGGGCCGCTGCCTGCGCCTTGACCATCATCGGCATCCCCTTCGCGTGGCAGCATGTGAAGCTCGCGGCGCTGGCGCTCTGCCCCATCGGCAAGACCATCGTGCCCGCGCAGGTGGCCGAGGCGGCCGAACAGCGGGCCGCGCAGGAAAGGGCCGCGCGGGAGCAGGCGGCGGCAGCGGCGCGCAAGGCACCCCCACCGCCCGACGGGCAGCGCTGA
- a CDS encoding cob(I)yrinic acid a,c-diamide adenosyltransferase, translating into MILVYTGEGKGKTSACAGQALRALGQGMAVAFGQFMKRDCGAGEQVMLRRLLGTRFRPGGLGFLRHEEERPAHRAAAAQLLVWAREQAAEVDMLVLDEALYALGAGILTRGELAPLLAGARGEGRHLVLSGRGLPEWLAEEADLVTEMRERKHPWRKGIAAARGIEF; encoded by the coding sequence GTGATCCTCGTCTATACCGGCGAGGGCAAGGGCAAGACCAGCGCCTGCGCGGGGCAGGCCCTGCGTGCCCTCGGGCAGGGCATGGCCGTGGCCTTCGGCCAGTTCATGAAGCGCGATTGCGGCGCCGGCGAGCAGGTCATGCTCCGGCGCCTGCTCGGGACGAGGTTCCGGCCCGGGGGCTTGGGCTTCCTGCGCCATGAGGAGGAGCGCCCGGCCCACCGCGCCGCCGCGGCGCAGCTTCTGGTCTGGGCCCGGGAACAGGCGGCCGAGGTGGACATGCTCGTCCTCGACGAAGCGCTCTACGCGCTCGGGGCCGGCATCCTCACGCGGGGGGAGCTGGCGCCGCTGCTTGCGGGCGCGCGCGGGGAAGGGCGGCACCTCGTGCTCTCCGGGCGCGGCCTGCCGGAATGGCTGGCCGAGGAAGCCGACCTCGTGACCGAGATGCGGGAACGCAAACACCCGTGGCGCAAGGGCATTGCCGCCGCGCGGGGCATCGAGTTCTAG
- a CDS encoding translation initiation factor 2 codes for MRRRPALSACRARRTRALPARDTADTALTVYVAGSFKHKHGVRLLGRELMALGCRILDWTEKAAPPPGLPPQERRAWMDTDRAGGSVFAFCRDACLSADLVIYYGASGQDAGVEVGLAAAAGVPVLGIRGPLEAPGLMLHGAGTAWVDSVEEALELTARLVQLLGEPAAALPRRRGPLRRLAEALLARRGRTVDIITARD; via the coding sequence GTGCGCCGCCGCCCCGCCCTTTCCGCCTGCCGCGCCCGGCGCACACGCGCCCTCCCGGCCCGCGACACCGCCGACACGGCGCTCACGGTCTATGTGGCCGGCTCCTTCAAGCACAAGCACGGCGTGCGCCTTTTGGGCCGCGAGCTCATGGCGCTCGGCTGCCGCATCCTCGACTGGACGGAAAAGGCCGCGCCGCCCCCGGGCCTCCCCCCGCAGGAACGGCGCGCGTGGATGGATACGGACAGGGCCGGCGGCTCGGTGTTCGCCTTTTGCCGCGACGCCTGCCTCTCCGCCGACCTCGTCATCTATTACGGCGCCTCCGGGCAGGACGCCGGCGTGGAGGTGGGCCTCGCGGCCGCTGCCGGGGTTCCTGTGCTCGGCATCCGCGGCCCGCTGGAGGCGCCGGGCCTCATGCTCCACGGCGCCGGCACGGCCTGGGTGGACAGCGTGGAGGAGGCCCTGGAGCTCACCGCGCGCCTCGTGCAATTGCTGGGCGAACCCGCGGCCGCGCTCCCCCGGCGCCGCGGCCCCCTGCGCCGCCTCGCCGAGGCCCTTCTGGCGCGCCGGGGCCGCACTGTGGACATCATCACCGCCCGGGATTAA
- a CDS encoding glycosyltransferase, with protein sequence MKTVFCIDDNPRYLLLLKAAVRSLRALHGEDAPLLCVYGGEDEAVMAEVKSERIPLAHYRPRLNRQTLPAFTHPMIGCFLRLELSLVPELADDAAVLYCDSDTFFLRPLDALFAAPVPAYLGMAREATAPFYNEHDQLGYDFHDRHYTVRLPFPIWTFSSAVTLFNLERLRRRDLVGHLLAFSRANVEAAGNLDQSLLNYFFGKRITRLEDRWNRPPYQADCLDTAHIVHFHGPKPWEVSKPWPGDELRINCFMEMRRRWYDLLSQKERALADSWD encoded by the coding sequence ATGAAAACAGTCTTCTGCATCGACGACAATCCGCGTTACCTGCTGTTGCTCAAGGCTGCGGTGCGCTCCTTGCGCGCCCTGCACGGGGAGGACGCGCCCCTGCTCTGCGTCTACGGCGGGGAGGATGAGGCCGTCATGGCCGAGGTGAAGAGCGAGCGCATCCCCCTCGCTCACTACAGGCCGCGCCTCAACAGGCAGACACTGCCCGCCTTCACGCACCCGATGATCGGCTGCTTTCTCCGGCTCGAGCTCTCCCTCGTGCCGGAGCTCGCCGACGACGCGGCCGTGCTCTACTGCGATTCGGACACTTTCTTCCTGCGGCCGCTGGACGCGCTCTTCGCGGCGCCCGTGCCCGCCTATCTCGGCATGGCCCGCGAGGCCACGGCGCCCTTCTACAACGAGCACGACCAGCTCGGCTATGACTTCCATGACCGCCACTATACCGTGCGCCTGCCCTTTCCCATCTGGACCTTTTCGAGCGCGGTCACGCTGTTCAACCTCGAGCGCCTGCGCCGGCGCGACCTCGTGGGGCACCTTCTGGCGTTCTCCAGGGCCAATGTGGAGGCGGCGGGCAATCTCGACCAGTCCCTGCTCAACTATTTTTTCGGCAAGCGCATCACGCGTCTGGAAGACCGCTGGAACCGCCCGCCCTACCAGGCCGACTGCCTCGACACCGCGCATATCGTGCACTTTCACGGGCCCAAGCCCTGGGAGGTGAGCAAGCCGTGGCCCGGCGACGAGCTGCGCATCAACTGCTTCATGGAGATGCGCCGCCGCTGGTATGACCTGCTCTCGCAAAAGGAGCGCGCGCTGGCCGACTCCTGGGATTAA
- the purM gene encoding phosphoribosylformylglycinamidine cyclo-ligase, producing MSSDRARAYTAAGVDIEAGNALVRRIRGLVASTQTRGVLAEIGGFGGLFRPDLAGMAEPVLVASTDGVGTKLKLAFAWNRHDTVGIDLVAMSANDILVQGAAPLFFLDYFATGKLDVDTAAAVVGGVAEGCRQAGCALLGGETAEMPGMYAPGEYDLAGFCVGLVDNAKLVDGSGTQVGDAVVGVASSGPHSNGYSLARKILAESGLGPDDPLPGADGKTVAEVFLAPTTIYVEAVRPLLRDMNIKGMAHITGGGFYDNIPRILPGQVEARIRFGSWPMPPVFTWLKEAGSLGWPEMLQIFNCGIGFVLILPQAQAEEAVSRIRAYLPAWQIGEIARRSRGPEGGEGEQVVMEFEGDADARP from the coding sequence ATGTCCAGTGACCGCGCGCGTGCCTATACTGCCGCCGGAGTTGACATCGAGGCGGGCAATGCCCTGGTGCGCCGCATCAGGGGGCTGGTGGCCTCCACGCAGACGCGGGGCGTGCTCGCGGAAATCGGCGGCTTCGGGGGCCTCTTCCGCCCCGACCTCGCGGGCATGGCCGAGCCCGTGCTCGTGGCCTCCACGGACGGCGTGGGCACCAAGCTCAAGCTCGCCTTCGCCTGGAACAGGCACGACACCGTGGGCATCGACCTCGTGGCCATGAGCGCCAACGACATCCTCGTGCAGGGCGCGGCGCCGTTGTTCTTCCTCGACTATTTCGCCACCGGCAAGCTCGACGTGGACACGGCCGCGGCCGTGGTGGGCGGAGTGGCCGAGGGCTGCCGCCAGGCCGGCTGCGCCCTTCTGGGCGGCGAGACCGCCGAGATGCCGGGCATGTACGCCCCCGGCGAATACGACCTCGCCGGCTTCTGCGTGGGCCTCGTGGACAACGCGAAGCTCGTGGACGGCTCCGGCACCCAGGTGGGCGACGCGGTGGTGGGGGTGGCCTCGTCCGGGCCGCATTCCAACGGCTATTCGCTCGCGCGCAAGATCCTCGCCGAATCGGGCCTTGGGCCGGACGACCCCCTGCCCGGGGCGGACGGCAAGACCGTGGCCGAGGTTTTCCTCGCGCCGACGACCATCTATGTGGAGGCCGTCAGGCCGCTTCTGCGCGACATGAACATCAAGGGCATGGCGCATATCACGGGCGGCGGCTTTTACGACAATATCCCGCGCATCCTGCCCGGGCAAGTGGAGGCGCGCATCCGCTTCGGGAGCTGGCCGATGCCCCCGGTCTTCACTTGGCTCAAGGAGGCCGGGAGCCTCGGCTGGCCCGAGATGCTCCAGATCTTCAACTGCGGCATCGGCTTCGTGCTCATCCTGCCGCAGGCCCAGGCCGAGGAGGCGGTGAGCCGCATCCGGGCGTATCTGCCCGCGTGGCAGATCGGCGAGATCGCCCGGCGCAGCCGCGGCCCCGAAGGGGGCGAGGGCGAGCAGGTGGTGATGGAATTTGAGGGCGACGCCGACGCGCGCCCCTGA
- a CDS encoding chemotaxis protein, whose product MRSTTMFRPVRACAALALALLLGALPACGPKEIGQSSSQESTGAGGAPAAELMRYPMTGANARERMLYLHNRPDVMQQVQDWRLQSYRRMMGAQPSPEDPAYRAVPKQRSPFRQ is encoded by the coding sequence ATGCGAAGCACAACGATGTTCCGGCCCGTGCGTGCCTGCGCGGCCCTCGCCCTGGCGCTCCTCCTCGGGGCGCTCCCCGCCTGCGGCCCCAAGGAGATTGGCCAGAGCAGCTCGCAGGAGAGCACGGGCGCCGGCGGCGCGCCCGCCGCCGAGCTCATGCGCTATCCCATGACCGGGGCCAACGCAAGGGAGCGCATGCTCTATCTGCACAACCGGCCCGATGTCATGCAGCAGGTGCAGGACTGGCGCCTGCAGAGCTATCGGCGCATGATGGGCGCCCAGCCCTCGCCGGAAGACCCGGCCTATCGCGCCGTCCCCAAGCAGCGCAGCCCCTTCAGGCAATAG
- a CDS encoding flagellin, whose protein sequence is MYINHNQMASNVANTLTSHYGNLQTSTQRLSSGLRVNSAADDAAGLAIRELMRSDIAALNQGVRNANDAISLLQTADGALGVIDEKLVRMKELAEQAATGTYDSTQRLMIESEYQAMASEITRIANSTDFNNIKLLDGNLSSDKHVGKGGDDSGLSSTGKLKVHFGSANDSAEDYYYIQIGTSTASALGVGNQASDKADAYTVSTQEAAQKALVGINNAIVSKDKIRAHLGALQNRLENTITNLTTQAENLQAAESRISDVDVATEMTQFVRNQILTQSAVAMLSQANSMPQMAMQLIG, encoded by the coding sequence ATGTACATCAATCACAATCAGATGGCCAGCAATGTCGCCAACACCCTTACCAGCCACTACGGCAACCTTCAGACCTCGACCCAGCGCCTGTCTTCCGGCCTGCGCGTGAACAGCGCGGCCGACGACGCGGCCGGCCTCGCCATCCGCGAGCTCATGCGCTCGGATATCGCGGCTCTGAACCAGGGCGTGCGCAACGCCAATGACGCCATTTCCCTCCTCCAGACGGCGGACGGTGCCCTGGGCGTCATCGACGAAAAGCTCGTGCGCATGAAGGAACTGGCGGAACAGGCGGCCACGGGCACCTACGATTCCACCCAGCGCCTGATGATCGAGTCCGAGTACCAGGCCATGGCTTCGGAAATCACCCGAATCGCCAACTCCACGGACTTCAACAACATCAAGCTCCTGGATGGCAATCTGTCCAGCGACAAGCATGTGGGCAAGGGCGGCGACGACTCCGGCCTCAGCTCCACCGGCAAGCTGAAGGTCCACTTCGGCTCGGCCAACGACTCCGCGGAAGACTACTACTACATCCAGATCGGCACGAGCACCGCGTCGGCCCTGGGTGTGGGCAACCAGGCCAGCGACAAGGCTGACGCCTACACGGTCTCCACGCAGGAAGCGGCCCAGAAGGCTCTCGTGGGCATCAACAATGCCATCGTGTCCAAGGACAAGATCCGCGCTCACTTGGGCGCGCTCCAGAACCGGTTGGAGAACACCATCACCAACCTCACGACCCAGGCCGAAAACCTGCAGGCTGCGGAATCCCGCATTTCCGACGTGGACGTGGCCACGGAAATGACGCAGTTCGTCCGCAACCAGATCCTCACCCAGTCGGCGGTGGCCATGCTCTCGCAGGCCAACAGCATGCCGCAGATGGCCATGCAGCTCATCGGCTAG
- the amrS gene encoding AmmeMemoRadiSam system radical SAM enzyme, whose amino-acid sequence MRAMLWTPDAAADASVNCSLCAHACHIREGAHGRCGVRVNRRGELITLVGDVVTSVALDPMEKKPLYHFLPGSKTFSVGSAGCNFHCRFCQNHQIAHVRPASTISGRRATPDTLARLAAQQAPSMAFTYNEPTVFFEQIYETAGLAQARGLKVILVSNGFMGADLLQSLNRRVNAANIDLKAFSDDFYHKFCGGRLQPVLDNLKAIKKLGWWLEVTTLVIPGCNDSPDELRAMARFIRDELGPDTPWHLSGFHGAAMMTAHPATPAFQLEDLWHMGREEGLNYVYIGNVQSLLGASTVCPSCGSVVIERRGYRTRAGKNPGVCPSCKTVLPGVWR is encoded by the coding sequence ATGCGCGCCATGCTCTGGACACCGGATGCCGCCGCGGACGCGAGCGTCAACTGCTCCCTCTGCGCGCATGCCTGCCACATCAGGGAGGGCGCCCACGGCCGCTGCGGCGTGCGCGTCAACCGGCGCGGTGAGCTCATCACCCTTGTGGGCGACGTGGTCACCTCCGTGGCGCTGGACCCGATGGAAAAAAAGCCGCTCTACCACTTCCTCCCGGGCAGCAAGACCTTTTCCGTGGGCAGCGCGGGCTGCAACTTCCACTGCCGCTTCTGCCAGAACCACCAGATCGCCCATGTGCGCCCGGCCAGCACCATCTCCGGGCGCCGCGCCACGCCCGACACCCTGGCGCGCCTCGCCGCGCAGCAGGCGCCGAGCATGGCCTTCACCTACAACGAGCCCACGGTCTTTTTCGAGCAGATCTACGAGACCGCGGGCCTCGCCCAGGCGCGCGGGCTCAAGGTCATCCTTGTGAGCAACGGCTTCATGGGGGCCGACCTGCTCCAGTCGCTCAACCGGCGCGTCAACGCGGCCAATATCGACCTCAAGGCCTTTTCGGATGACTTTTACCACAAATTCTGCGGCGGCCGCCTCCAGCCCGTGCTCGACAATCTCAAGGCCATAAAGAAGCTCGGCTGGTGGCTCGAGGTCACGACCCTCGTCATCCCCGGCTGCAACGACAGCCCGGACGAACTGCGCGCCATGGCCCGCTTCATCCGCGACGAGCTCGGGCCGGACACGCCGTGGCACCTCTCGGGCTTCCACGGGGCGGCCATGATGACGGCGCATCCCGCGACCCCGGCCTTCCAGCTCGAAGACCTCTGGCACATGGGCCGCGAGGAGGGCCTGAACTACGTCTATATCGGCAATGTGCAAAGCCTGCTCGGCGCCTCCACCGTCTGCCCGTCCTGCGGGAGCGTGGTCATCGAGCGGCGCGGCTATCGCACACGGGCGGGCAAGAATCCCGGCGTCTGCCCCTCCTGCAAGACCGTCCTCCCCGGGGTGTGGCGGTGA
- a CDS encoding flagellin, translating into MYINHNLMASNVGNNLASHYSNLQTSTQRLSSGLRVNSAADDAAGLAIRELMRADIASLQQGVRNANDAISLIQTADGALGVIDEKLIRMKELAEQAATGTYDSTQRLMIESEYQAMASEITRIANATDFNNIKLLDGNLSDKTHKGKGGGDSKLASTGKLKVHFGAGNDSAEDYYYIQIGDSTASALGVGNASNPKGDAYTISTQEAAQKALSGINNAIISKDKIRAHLGALQNRLENTISNLTTQAENLQAAESRISDVDVATEMTQFVRNQILTQSAVAMLSQANSMQQMAMQLIG; encoded by the coding sequence ATGTATATCAATCACAATCTGATGGCGAGCAACGTCGGCAACAACCTGGCATCCCATTACAGCAATCTCCAGACCTCGACCCAGCGCCTGTCCTCGGGCCTCAGGGTCAACAGCGCGGCCGACGACGCGGCCGGCCTCGCCATCCGCGAACTCATGCGGGCGGACATCGCATCCCTGCAGCAGGGCGTGCGCAACGCCAATGACGCCATTTCCCTCATCCAGACGGCGGACGGCGCCCTGGGCGTCATCGATGAAAAGCTCATCCGCATGAAGGAACTGGCCGAGCAGGCCGCCACCGGCACCTATGACTCCACCCAGCGCCTGATGATCGAGTCCGAATACCAGGCCATGGCCTCGGAAATCACCCGAATCGCCAATGCCACGGACTTCAACAATATCAAGCTCCTGGACGGCAATCTCTCCGACAAGACGCACAAGGGCAAGGGCGGCGGCGACAGCAAGCTCGCGTCCACCGGCAAGCTGAAGGTCCACTTCGGCGCGGGCAACGACTCCGCGGAAGACTACTACTACATCCAGATCGGCGACAGCACGGCCTCGGCGCTGGGCGTGGGCAATGCCTCCAACCCCAAGGGCGACGCCTACACCATCTCCACCCAGGAGGCGGCGCAGAAGGCGCTCAGCGGCATCAACAACGCCATCATTTCCAAGGACAAGATCCGGGCCCACCTGGGCGCGCTGCAGAACAGGCTGGAGAACACCATCTCCAACCTGACGACCCAGGCCGAGAACCTCCAGGCCGCCGAGTCGCGCATCTCCGATGTGGACGTCGCCACGGAAATGACGCAGTTCGTGCGCAACCAGATTCTCACGCAGTCGGCCGTGGCCATGCTCTCGCAGGCCAACAGCATGCAGCAGATGGCCATGCAGCTCATCGGCTAG
- the lgt gene encoding prolipoprotein diacylglyceryl transferase, with product MLSPRIDPVAISLGPVQLHWYGLMYLVGFVVGWLLGRWRARRPGSGWTPTDVDDLLTCVMLGVIVGGRLGYALFYDLGAFLKDPLEIFRIWHGGMSFHGGLLGALGAFCWFAHSRKRSFLQVSDFVAPLVPQALFFGRLGNFINGELWGKVSDVPWAMVFPGAGPWPRHPSQLYEALLEGLVLFVALWIYSSKPRKPGAVSGFFALGYGIARFLVEFVRVPDAHLGYLAFGWLTMGQLLCLPLMAAGLWLMLRPVRPSRPVTR from the coding sequence GTGCTGAGCCCGCGCATCGACCCCGTGGCCATCTCCCTCGGGCCGGTCCAGTTGCACTGGTACGGGCTCATGTACCTCGTGGGCTTTGTGGTGGGCTGGCTGCTCGGCCGCTGGCGGGCGCGGCGCCCCGGCTCCGGCTGGACGCCCACGGACGTGGACGACCTGCTCACCTGCGTCATGCTCGGCGTCATCGTGGGCGGCCGCCTCGGCTACGCGCTCTTTTACGATCTCGGCGCCTTCCTCAAGGACCCGCTCGAAATCTTCCGCATCTGGCACGGGGGCATGTCCTTCCACGGCGGCCTCTTGGGCGCGCTCGGCGCCTTTTGCTGGTTCGCGCACAGCCGCAAGCGCAGCTTCCTCCAGGTGTCGGACTTCGTGGCGCCGCTCGTGCCGCAGGCGCTCTTTTTCGGCCGGCTCGGCAACTTCATCAACGGCGAGCTCTGGGGCAAGGTGAGCGACGTGCCCTGGGCCATGGTCTTCCCCGGGGCCGGCCCATGGCCGCGCCACCCCTCGCAGCTCTACGAGGCCCTGCTGGAAGGGCTGGTGCTCTTCGTGGCGCTGTGGATCTATTCCTCAAAGCCGCGCAAGCCCGGCGCGGTCTCCGGCTTTTTCGCCCTGGGCTACGGCATCGCCCGCTTCCTCGTGGAGTTCGTGCGCGTGCCCGACGCGCACCTGGGCTACCTCGCCTTCGGCTGGCTCACCATGGGGCAGCTGCTCTGCCTGCCGCTCATGGCCGCGGGCCTGTGGCTCATGCTGCGCCCGGTACGGCCGTCGCGGCCGGTAACGCGTTGA
- a CDS encoding DUF1269 domain-containing protein, which yields MSTLIVIVYPDELQAEQVRLDFIKMQKEYLVSLEDAVIAVKKPDGKVKLHQMYNLTLGGAMSGGLWGTLIGLIFLNPLLGLVVGAGAGAVAGALSDVGINDDFMKNLASTLKPGSSALFVLVDSAITDKVRDALAGTGGKIIQTSLSTPDQEKLQQALDEARKQIAAAQPEQK from the coding sequence ATGAGCACTCTTATCGTCATCGTCTATCCCGACGAACTCCAGGCCGAGCAGGTCCGGCTCGATTTCATCAAGATGCAGAAGGAATACCTCGTCAGCCTCGAGGACGCGGTCATCGCCGTGAAAAAGCCCGACGGCAAGGTCAAGCTGCACCAGATGTACAACCTCACCCTGGGCGGCGCCATGAGCGGCGGCCTGTGGGGCACCCTCATCGGCCTCATCTTCCTCAACCCGCTCCTGGGCCTCGTGGTGGGCGCCGGCGCGGGCGCCGTGGCCGGGGCGCTCAGCGATGTGGGCATTAACGACGACTTCATGAAGAATCTCGCCTCCACGCTCAAGCCCGGCTCCTCCGCGCTCTTCGTGCTGGTGGATTCCGCCATCACCGACAAGGTGCGCGACGCGCTGGCCGGCACGGGCGGCAAGATCATCCAGACCTCGCTTTCCACGCCCGACCAGGAAAAGCTCCAGCAGGCCCTGGACGAAGCCAGAAAGCAGATCGCCGCGGCCCAGCCCGAGCAGAAGTAA
- a CDS encoding metal-dependent hydrolase, protein MDPVTHAASGAVALLALPRRPLTAWALPLAALVTASPDLDVLFCHTPLEFLLLHRGISHSFAGMPFFALLLALCCWPLWRAATPGRWSFGRVWLLCCGLLLLHIWLDVVTTYGTMVFLPFSHYRVRLNSVYIIDLLLTVPLLWAVWRWRDRRGLILLTLAWMFVYPGGGIGINAWHTAQCRERFQEEGRPVSRLHVLPDAFAPLFWRVIFEEGDTVHSQSLDALGRPRAPEDSYPATPLSLVDAMSRQSVACETYFQFAMLPVMDALRPGDAPPLIKDGAHKGALFYDLRFGSGLAFVRRLLAMRPNADIPFQLMVELAPETATEPGAGPPGPRLEELRLRFSDSGRDSHWHAPVAPTPPSFWQWLVGLR, encoded by the coding sequence ATGGATCCCGTCACCCATGCCGCCAGCGGGGCCGTGGCCCTGCTCGCCCTGCCCCGCCGCCCGCTCACGGCGTGGGCCCTGCCGCTGGCCGCGCTCGTCACGGCCTCGCCCGACCTTGACGTGCTCTTCTGCCACACGCCGCTGGAATTTTTGCTCCTCCACAGGGGCATCAGCCATTCCTTCGCGGGCATGCCTTTTTTCGCCCTCCTGCTCGCCCTCTGCTGCTGGCCGCTCTGGCGCGCCGCCACCCCGGGCCGCTGGAGCTTCGGCCGCGTCTGGCTGCTCTGCTGCGGGCTTTTGCTGCTCCACATCTGGCTCGATGTGGTCACCACCTACGGCACCATGGTCTTTTTGCCCTTCTCCCATTACCGGGTGCGCCTCAACAGCGTCTACATCATCGACCTCCTGCTCACCGTGCCCCTGCTCTGGGCCGTGTGGCGCTGGCGGGATCGGCGCGGGCTCATCCTGCTGACGCTGGCCTGGATGTTCGTCTATCCCGGCGGCGGCATCGGCATCAACGCCTGGCACACGGCCCAGTGCCGCGAGCGCTTTCAGGAGGAAGGCCGGCCCGTGAGCCGCCTGCATGTGCTGCCTGACGCCTTCGCGCCCCTGTTCTGGCGCGTCATCTTTGAGGAGGGCGATACGGTACACTCGCAGAGCCTCGACGCCCTGGGCCGGCCGCGCGCCCCTGAAGACAGCTATCCCGCCACGCCGCTCTCCTTGGTGGATGCCATGTCGCGGCAGTCCGTCGCTTGCGAGACGTATTTCCAGTTCGCCATGCTGCCTGTGATGGACGCCTTGCGCCCTGGGGACGCCCCGCCTTTAATTAAGGATGGCGCCCACAAGGGCGCCCTGTTCTACGACCTGCGCTTCGGCAGCGGCCTCGCCTTCGTGCGCCGGCTGCTCGCCATGCGCCCCAATGCGGACATTCCCTTCCAGCTCATGGTGGAGCTTGCCCCCGAGACTGCGACAGAGCCGGGCGCCGGCCCCCCGGGCCCCCGCCTCGAGGAGCTGCGCCTGCGCTTTTCGGACAGCGGCCGCGATTCGCACTGGCATGCGCCCGTCGCGCCCACGCCGCCCAGCTTCTGGCAATGGCTTGTGGGCCTGCGCTGA
- a CDS encoding NifB/NifX family molybdenum-iron cluster-binding protein, which translates to MSESVLCAVPSEAPGGLDAAPSAHFGHCAAYTIAKVENGRISDVKIMPNNGHEHGSCIEPVNDLAKAGVTALLAGGMGMRPLNAMHAAGIKVYHATGFATVADALKAFAAGSLKAFGEEQLCKGCGGHHH; encoded by the coding sequence ATGAGCGAATCCGTCCTTTGCGCCGTGCCGTCCGAAGCCCCGGGGGGCCTCGACGCCGCGCCCAGCGCCCATTTCGGCCATTGCGCCGCCTATACCATCGCCAAGGTGGAAAACGGCCGGATAAGCGATGTGAAAATCATGCCCAACAACGGCCATGAGCACGGGAGCTGCATCGAGCCCGTCAACGACCTCGCCAAGGCCGGCGTCACGGCGCTTTTGGCCGGCGGCATGGGCATGCGCCCGCTCAACGCCATGCACGCCGCCGGCATCAAGGTCTACCATGCAACGGGCTTCGCCACCGTGGCCGACGCCCTCAAGGCCTTTGCCGCAGGGAGCCTCAAGGCCTTCGGCGAGGAGCAGCTCTGCAAGGGCTGCGGCGGCCATCACCACTAG